The following proteins come from a genomic window of Micromonospora zamorensis:
- a CDS encoding Rossmann-like and DUF2520 domain-containing protein gives MSAPLRPRPAAPHGPAASRDRAVPGAPAAPRLLTVGVIGAGRVGAVLGAALTAAGHRVVAVAGGSSASRARLALLLPEVPRRPVAAVAHAAADLLLIAVPDDALAGVVADLADRGALRPGQVVAHTSGAHGLAVLAPAAEVGARPLALHPAMTFTGTPDDLTRLAGISYGVTAPAELRPLAARLVADLGGVPEWVAESDRPLYHAALAHGANHLVTLVNEAADRLRDAGVDRPEKVLAPLLRAALENALRLGDDALTGPVSRGDAGTVARHLARLASTAPESVPAYLALARRTADRAIAAGRLQPVDAQSLLGVLADNGREVAA, from the coding sequence ATGAGCGCACCGCTGCGTCCGCGTCCGGCAGCCCCGCACGGGCCCGCCGCATCGCGGGATCGCGCCGTTCCCGGCGCCCCTGCCGCCCCCCGTCTGCTGACCGTCGGTGTCATCGGTGCCGGCCGCGTCGGAGCCGTGCTGGGCGCCGCACTCACCGCCGCCGGGCATCGGGTGGTCGCCGTCGCCGGCGGCTCCAGCGCCAGCCGCGCCCGGTTGGCGCTGCTGCTGCCCGAGGTGCCGCGCCGCCCGGTCGCCGCCGTGGCCCACGCCGCCGCCGACCTGCTGCTGATCGCGGTGCCCGACGATGCCCTGGCCGGTGTGGTGGCCGACCTCGCCGACCGGGGCGCGCTGCGCCCCGGCCAGGTGGTCGCGCACACCTCCGGCGCGCACGGCCTCGCCGTGCTGGCGCCGGCCGCCGAGGTCGGTGCCCGGCCGCTGGCCCTGCACCCCGCGATGACCTTCACCGGTACGCCGGACGACCTGACCCGGCTGGCCGGCATCTCGTACGGGGTGACCGCCCCGGCCGAGCTGCGTCCACTGGCCGCCCGGCTGGTCGCCGACCTGGGCGGCGTGCCCGAGTGGGTGGCCGAGTCGGACCGCCCGCTGTACCACGCCGCGCTGGCCCACGGCGCGAACCACCTGGTGACCCTGGTGAACGAGGCGGCCGACCGGCTGCGCGACGCCGGGGTGGACCGGCCGGAGAAGGTGCTGGCCCCGCTGCTGCGCGCCGCCCTGGAGAACGCCCTGCGGCTCGGCGACGACGCCCTGACCGGCCCGGTCTCCCGGGGCGACGCGGGCACCGTTGCGCGGCACCTGGCCCGGTTGGCCTCCACCGCGCCGGAATCCGTCCCCGCGTACCTGGCGTTGGCCCGACGTACCGCCGACCGGGCGATCGCCGCCGGCCGGCTCCAGCCGGTGGACGCGCAGTCGCTGCTCGGCGTGCTGGCCGACAACGGTAGGGAGGTGGCCGCGTGA